Proteins found in one Candidatus Marinimicrobia bacterium CG08_land_8_20_14_0_20_45_22 genomic segment:
- a CDS encoding 3-isopropylmalate dehydratase large subunit (catalyzes the isomerization between 2-isopropylmalate and 3-isopropylmalate in leucine biosynthesis) encodes MGKTFSEKILGKKAGKPVVPGEIVEIEPDMAMSHDNTADISKTFYKIGVDKVYDPDKHVIILDHCTPAANEKFAQNHKDIREFVAKQGIKNFYDINEGICHQVMHEKGHVWPGALIVGADSHTTSYGAFGAFSTGIGRSEMAAIMACGKIWLRVPETIKIVCDGEFQSGITSKDLALTIAGDIGADGGLYRAIEFSGLGIERMSFASRFVLANMAVELGAKNGYMIPNKEILAYIKSRTNRKFEVVESDPDAEFDEVLTYDLSKIGPMVAKPHTVDNVAQVSAVKGTKIDQIFFGSCTNARVEDFEVVAGILKGRKVHSSVRLLVFPASREVYLDVLKRGWIIDLVEAGAVILNPGCGPCMGNHEGVPAKGEVTLSTSNRNFKGRMGNKDAEVYLCSPRTAAVSALTGRIEDFREAK; translated from the coding sequence ATGGGAAAGACATTTAGCGAGAAAATACTTGGAAAGAAAGCCGGAAAACCGGTCGTTCCCGGCGAGATCGTCGAGATTGAACCCGATATGGCAATGTCGCATGACAACACGGCGGATATTTCCAAGACCTTTTACAAAATCGGCGTCGATAAAGTTTACGATCCGGATAAGCATGTCATCATTCTCGATCATTGCACGCCTGCGGCAAATGAAAAATTCGCTCAGAATCACAAAGACATTCGTGAATTTGTGGCAAAGCAGGGAATCAAGAATTTCTATGACATCAACGAGGGAATCTGTCATCAGGTGATGCACGAAAAAGGTCATGTTTGGCCGGGAGCATTGATTGTCGGCGCGGATTCGCATACGACTTCTTACGGCGCATTTGGTGCATTTTCGACAGGAATCGGTCGCAGTGAGATGGCGGCGATTATGGCGTGCGGGAAAATTTGGTTGAGAGTGCCGGAAACGATAAAGATCGTTTGCGATGGAGAATTTCAGTCGGGAATTACATCGAAGGATTTAGCGTTGACAATTGCGGGCGACATCGGAGCGGATGGCGGATTGTACCGCGCGATCGAATTTAGCGGACTTGGCATCGAACGAATGAGTTTCGCCAGCCGGTTTGTTTTAGCGAATATGGCGGTGGAATTGGGCGCCAAGAACGGTTACATGATTCCGAACAAGGAAATATTGGCTTATATCAAATCGCGTACGAATCGAAAGTTTGAAGTCGTGGAATCCGATCCGGACGCGGAATTTGACGAGGTTTTAACTTATGACTTATCGAAAATTGGACCGATGGTTGCCAAACCGCATACGGTCGATAATGTCGCGCAGGTTTCGGCAGTCAAAGGTACGAAGATCGATCAGATATTTTTCGGTAGTTGCACAAATGCGCGAGTTGAGGATTTCGAAGTAGTCGCAGGTATTTTGAAAGGTAGAAAAGTTCATTCCAGCGTACGCTTGCTGGTTTTCCCGGCGTCACGGGAAGTTTATCTCGATGTATTAAAACGCGGCTGGATAATTGATTTGGTTGAGGCAGGAGCGGTGATCCTGAATCCCGGTTGCGGGCCGTGCATGGGAAATCACGAAGGCGTTCCGGCAAAAGGCGAAGTCACGCTATCGACATCCAATCGCAATTTTAAAGGGCGCATGGGTAACAAGGACGCGGAGGTTTATCTATGCAGTCCGCGCACGGCGGCGGTCTCGGCATTGACGGGAAGGATTGAGGATTTTCGGGAAGCGAAGTGA
- a CDS encoding citrate lyase ACP: protein MNKTGFAGNHGKDDRSDCAVEITQTSSSGIVIELKSKVDRLYGNSIKELCREEMAFFGISDALVKIDDNGALPYIMTARIEAALKQIIENDREFLPEMLSENRYSTEKDRPRRSRLYLPGNTPKLAINAGLHSPDGVILDLEDSVAPAKKQEARFLVRNTLRALNFYGAERMVRINQIPQGLEDLKFIIPHNVNLILVPKCESADQIHILEKEIAQISEAFNVIQPIFLMPIIESALGIVNAYEIATSSPNVVALAIGLEDYTADLGIQRTKEGRETFFARCQIVNAAKAAGIQAIDSVFSDVSDMDALKQVVLESKSLGFDGMGCIHPRQIAVIHENYAPNSDEIAKAKKIVNAYLEAAEKGLGVVALGSKMIDAPVVKRAQRTIAQAIEFGILSADWRSGNVK from the coding sequence TTGAATAAGACGGGGTTCGCGGGAAATCATGGCAAAGACGACCGCTCAGACTGCGCCGTTGAGATCACACAGACATCGTCAAGCGGCATTGTCATCGAACTCAAAAGCAAAGTCGATAGGTTGTATGGAAATTCCATCAAAGAACTTTGCCGCGAAGAGATGGCGTTTTTCGGGATTTCCGACGCACTTGTTAAAATTGACGATAACGGCGCGCTCCCTTACATTATGACGGCAAGAATCGAAGCCGCGCTTAAACAAATCATCGAAAATGACCGCGAATTTTTACCGGAAATGTTGTCGGAAAACCGGTATTCGACCGAAAAAGACCGCCCGCGTCGTTCGCGCCTGTATCTGCCGGGAAACACGCCGAAACTGGCTATCAACGCCGGTTTACACAGCCCCGACGGCGTCATCCTCGATCTCGAAGACTCCGTCGCACCCGCAAAAAAACAGGAAGCGCGGTTCTTGGTCAGAAATACACTTCGCGCTCTGAATTTTTACGGAGCGGAACGCATGGTGCGCATCAATCAAATTCCCCAAGGACTCGAAGACCTAAAATTTATTATCCCGCACAACGTGAACCTGATTCTCGTTCCAAAGTGCGAATCAGCCGATCAAATTCATATTCTTGAAAAGGAAATTGCACAAATTTCGGAAGCGTTTAACGTCATTCAACCCATCTTCCTCATGCCAATTATCGAAAGCGCGCTAGGCATCGTCAATGCTTATGAAATAGCAACGTCGTCGCCAAATGTCGTCGCGCTTGCCATCGGACTGGAAGATTACACCGCCGATCTAGGTATTCAACGCACAAAAGAGGGACGAGAAACATTCTTTGCTCGATGCCAAATCGTCAATGCCGCCAAAGCCGCAGGAATTCAAGCCATCGATTCCGTTTTCTCCGACGTGTCGGATATGGACGCGTTAAAACAAGTCGTTCTGGAATCCAAATCGCTTGGCTTCGACGGAATGGGTTGTATCCATCCGCGACAGATTGCAGTTATTCATGAAAATTATGCGCCGAATTCGGATGAAATTGCCAAAGCGAAGAAAATCGTCAATGCCTATTTGGAAGCCGCAGAAAAAGGTCTCGGCGTCGTGGCGCTCGGATCGAAAATGATTGACGCTCCGGTTGTTAAACGAGCGCAAAGAACCATTGCCCAAGCAATCGAATTCGGCATATTGTCCGCCGACTGGAGGTCTGGAAATGTCAAGTAA
- a CDS encoding GxxExxY protein: protein MTDLIEKDLVHKIVGCAMSVSNKLGHGLREKTYENALCVELSHQNLAFSQQSKYPVYYDGQLIDEYIPDLLVEEKVIIEIKTVDTIPDEHRGQLINYLRIANKEVGILLNFKHPRLQWERLILTKNK from the coding sequence ATGACAGACTTAATTGAGAAAGACTTGGTCCATAAAATTGTTGGATGCGCAATGTCCGTATCGAATAAACTGGGACACGGTTTGCGTGAAAAAACTTATGAAAATGCATTGTGTGTCGAATTGAGTCATCAAAATCTGGCGTTTAGCCAACAATCGAAATATCCGGTTTATTATGATGGTCAGTTGATAGACGAATATATCCCTGATTTGTTAGTCGAAGAAAAAGTCATTATCGAAATTAAAACTGTCGATACAATTCCGGACGAACATCGCGGCCAATTAATCAATTATTTACGGATCGCAAATAAGGAAGTCGGAATCCTTCTGAATTTCAAACATCCACGATTACAGTGGGAAAGATTGATATTGACTAAAAATAAATAA
- a CDS encoding four helix bundle protein: MNAEELADRLLNFNGDIVKTCSPLQKTYIGRHIFGQLFRASSSSGANYEEARGAESRADFVHKMQIVLKELRESAFWLRLIQRVNLLPDNAICPLINEANELIRIFSKSVVTSKSPKKFEI, from the coding sequence ATGAATGCTGAAGAACTTGCAGATCGATTGCTGAATTTTAACGGAGATATTGTCAAGACATGTTCTCCCCTTCAGAAGACTTATATTGGCAGGCACATTTTTGGACAATTATTTCGGGCATCAAGTTCTTCAGGCGCGAACTATGAGGAAGCCAGAGGCGCCGAAAGTCGGGCGGATTTTGTTCATAAAATGCAGATCGTTTTAAAGGAATTACGAGAATCCGCTTTTTGGCTTAGACTTATTCAACGTGTAAATCTTCTTCCAGATAATGCGATCTGCCCGTTGATAAATGAAGCCAATGAATTGATAAGAATTTTTTCTAAATCTGTTGTAACCTCAAAATCACCGAAAAAATTTGAAATTTGA